The DNA window atatatatatatatatatatatatatatatatatatatatatatatatatatatatatactatatagatctatatatatctatatacgtTTAGATTCTCCTATGTAAACTCTATGATGGATGCACAAAGAAATGCAACTGACGACCGGTTTGCTGTCACTCTGAGTTTACATTGCCCAAGATTGTTATGTAATGTTTATCTTTCAATATAGTCTACACCAGTTAACTGATAACAACAGGAAATGAACTGTGATGTAGAAAATATCAGTGCATTTAAACAGCTAAATGTCCAATCTAAAAGACCAGTTCTGATTGACAGAATGAGTCAGTGGAACTGATTATATTATTGTGGCTAATGTGTGGAGGAGGATGTCTGGTGTAGAAATGAATCATAATGCTTACAGTACAGTACCATTCTCACTCCAATCAATCTGGCCACTATCCTGGAAAAAAGCgaggaaatattaaataatataaaacccGCTGTTACAGCTCTGCTAcctgcaaaaattaaataacaccCAGGAAGAAAAGTCCATCAGAAAACCTAACATTCTATAGGTGAGGACGTGCATGAACCCAGAGCTGGACTCAAGTCAACATTTCATGGCATATTGAAGTTTGTTCAAAGTCCTTTATACCGTTTGTGGTGTGTTGTGCTGCAGATAAAAACCAATATTTATACAGTGGAATAAGCAAGACAGATTTGCGTCTATTTACCGTCAATCGGGTCAACTTTCCACGTCGTAGTCAATCTTAAGGCCCTCACAGTATCTACAGATAATTAACACACAACTTATGCAGCATAACACATGCATTACGTTACAGTTATAACATGTTTATTATTGTCTTTCAAGCTATAGTGTAGCAAGCTATTTCACGTGTAAATTTCGAGCGTTTTGATGCTTCATAGACGTGCTAGCCATTTCGGTTTGTTGACTATTAGCGCCCCCGGGTGGAGAATCGAATGCAAATAGCACGATTAAATTTAGTTTGTACTGAATTAATTCCTAATGTCTAATGTTACGAGATTCCAGACTGTGTCTCAGATTTTTTGGGATGTCTTCATTGgttttgtaaatgcaaacataaCTCTTCCAAAGTCAGAAAAATCTGTCAGAAggattgtttactttttttggggggggcaAGGGCCACTTTGTGGATGACGAAATGTAGCAGATATCGTACTGCAAGATATTGTAAAACATTGAGTACTACATATTAAGTATTGTCTAAAATATACGTGTATATAGTACCATACaccactttttaaaagtttggggtcagtttttttatttgataaaaatactttctttcattaaggctgcattaaattgatcaaaggttaaaacatacaaaatatgacTGAAATCTTCAcacaaatgtttcttaaagCAGCACAGAACGGCTGCTATAACTGTAGTCTTGGGTAAGCATAcaagaggcttctttcaaaaacactttcaaatcaTGCAgaacccaaacttttaaacggtaTTGTCAGAATAATGAACAACCTGGCTGTGGGCGTTTGTAAGTCAGGCCCATAGGCTGCACAACCTTTACTGCTAACCTGCAGATATGCATGTCCTGAACCATCTGAACTTGTGACATTTAAAGTTTCGGAATTGCCATGTCATGACAGAGGCTTATGATAGACTGACCTACTTACAGTTTGCCAAATCAGAAACTGATCTGACACCATAACGGTATAACCCCTGTCCTATAGCCAACTGCACTGTTCGGGCAGCATTCCAAGCACATATGAAGTTCAGTTATTCTTACAAAATAAACGCGCATTCCTAGAATGAAATGCACTTCTGGCAACAAAAGTCACCTTGATCTGTTCAGGACCTGGATTGCTCAGTGCGCTCATTTTTTAAGAGTTCTTTTAAAGAAACCTTCATGCATTCCTTTAAACACAATATGAAAATTGGATAATgcttagttacatttttattaaaacatttgaaatacaaaaggCAAGAGTACTTGCAGAAGTCATGCacacagtaatattgttaaatacatttgtgacaTGCCGCAAAATATTAAACACTAACAAGCTGCAGCATACATTTACTTCAAGTATAAAGTGTATTTACACTTTAGCAGGCCTATAACTTTATTACAGAATTGCATTAATTACACTGCTGATTGACTACCATTCGAAACATTTCATGTAGCAATCAGCTGCGTTCTTGTGCAAGAGCAGAGAACATACTGAGAACAGGCAAGAAAGCACAATCACAGAGTTATGGTTTTAACCTTATTCAATaaccctcaaaaaaaaaaaagtgacattgaACTTTAACTCTAATCTCTACCCTGTGGCCAGTAATCACTTGAAAAATGTTGTGACACCTGAAAAAATACATGGAAACCAAATTAATTACTTTAGAAACACAACTGAAAAATCCTTCAGATTCACATTTCCCCACTGTAGTGTAATCACATAGGTGCGTTTGCGTCCTATAAGAAGCGTAAGCATAAGCATATCTGGTTTGTTGTGTCATTAACCTCTAGTTCCTTAAATATCTCTCCTTCACCTTTCAGAGAAATTCAGCGCACATCAGAAAACCAAACCGGAATTTCAGCAACGGCCAGCagcattataaatacaatatcaCTGTGAGGGACTGaggtaagaaaaataagaaagtaaCAAGAGAATCTTTTGTGCGCAGTAGCAGTTATgtctttaattacattttacacgTTAGTGTCTTTACAATATTGACCTTCTACCTTACTGCAAACCATGACTCTGATTCCACGTAcaggtaaaaaaataacaggCCTCTTTATCAGGACTTTTACAGAAATGAGAAGATAAAGTTGTTGCACAAGCCATGTTTTGATGACACTTGAACTCCAAGACGTGCTTCATGAAAACCTGCATCTACTAAGGCATGCCGTACAAAAAGAAGAACTTAACAGTCAAATAGAGATAGAATACAAAtggtactaaaataaaatactttgcataaaaaaagaaaaagacgaAAAAAACACTGCTGCTTTCATGTCCCTGGATAATTAGTGGCATTAGCAGCTTGTTTGGTTCATTAAAACCTACATAAAACGTTAAGATAGCGAActcaataatgaaaatgtactcactccTATGTTGTTCTAAACATGCATGTAGGACACAAAAAAGccattattactatatataaaatgaaagccATGAACAAagccatacaggtttagaaTTACATCAGTGTGAAAAAACAACAGGATTTACACTTTGGGGTGTATTGTCCCTTTAAGGTATCTTCTTATTCAACATATCCCATTTACAGAGCACTTCAACTTAAAAGTACATATCTTTTGCTTTCTATCCTCATTCTTTCTCACttgccattttaaatgacatttgttttactttcctttttcattcattcaaaaattaaaagcatacaACATAAAAGCAAATTTTGGCACAACACAAGCAGTATATAAACGCTCTCCTCAGTGCAAAATCCGCTGAACCTACACTAGTACATTTCCAGTCTTGATTTATGGTTTTGTGCTGCATTCTGATTGTGAAAATAAGTCTGGGATGATCTCgggatatttttttctttttggcttaATTCCGCATAAAACTGGGAATCAACACCGCTCACCTATTGtagaaatgaacataaaaatacactcaGAGTAATACATTCCACCGGTATAGGTAACATTTTGCCGTGCTGATATTATTGATAATGCAGCGTGATGAGATTGTGCGTAAGATTAGAATTGATAATGTATGTAACAGAACATGTGAAAGAAAGAGTGTCCACTTCTACTGTCCACCGATGACATGTGGGTTAAACTGCACTATAATGATTGTGATATCATCCCTATACATGCGGGCTAACTCTTCTGGCAAGCTTAACATCTTTGACAACCTCTCATGGTCCACCATCCCGAACTCGTTATTCCCCACCGCGTGCCGAATCAGGTGCGTAGCTGCATTCTGGTCCTCGAAGGTGGAGGAGATGCGAGCTTTCCTCTCCTGCAACAATCCCTGCATCTGACCCAAGGTCACCTTATAGCCGCCGACACTGACTGGCTGCTGCTGGTGAACTCCAGTGAGATGCTCACCCACAATCCTCACCACCTCCTGCCTGTGTAGCGTTTCCCACAGCCCGTCCGAGCCCAGCACCAGGAAACGATCCTGTGGACGGAGGCGGTGTCGGGTCACCTCCGGTTCCGCCGTAAGGTAGGGTGGTGTGTGATAGTTGGGTGGGATGAACTTGGCGTGCTCATTCTCATGGAGCTGGTCTGGTCCAGACTCAAGAACGCGGCGCTGCAGTTCAATGCTCCACTTGAATTTAACATCTCCAAAGGCCCTAAATGGCATGAGTAACCCCAACAGGCGATCCTGCTTCACCACACTTTTGGCCTCAGAAAGCGGGTGCTCGGATCGCACGCGCTTCATCTCAGATTCATTCTGCGCGTTGTGGTCATTGGTGAGCGTGAGGGCAGAAAAAGAGCCATCGGGTTCCTGTACACCCAGGACTGCCCGGCAATCTCCAGTGTTGGCAATATGCAGCTCATTACCATCGATGTGTGCAACGCATGCTGTGGCACCTGAGAATGCAACACGGAGCACCCAGTAGTGCAAGAACGCATTCGGGTCGCCAACCTGCGCTTCAAGGGATATGTCATTGTCCAACCTTTTAAAGGCAGTCACGAGAGCTTCAGCAACATCTGGTTGCTCCCCAGGAACGCTCAGATCCAGCAGTTCCTGCCAATACGTGCGCAAGCTGGAGAAGTAGAGCCGTGAAGCTTCCTTGCTGAAGTAGTCATTGGGATGCTTGTGCCACTGCAGTATCGGGTGAAGAGGTCGTCCGCTCTCCACCGCGTTCTCCAGCTCCATCAGCGTCTCATGTGGCAGCAATGAGACGGCTATGTAATAGAAGAGGCGCTCGGTGAGTGCCTGAGCACATGCGCAGCCTGCGTGGCCATCAAATACACCGTAAAGCATGCCACGGGTCTGCAAGCATGTTGCTGCACTTCGGCGATCCTCGATGGGTGCATTTGCCGGTAGCTGGTTGCTGTCGAAGCCCATGACCGAACTGAGGTTCTTGCCATCAAACTCAGGAACTTTGAAGTTGTACTCATTAGCTTTTAGTATGCTGTTAACCTGAGGTGGGGTCAAGTAGTAGGTGCGCCATGCAGGTGAGGTCCTGTATCCTCGCACCTGGTGCCGCCATCTTTGTTCAGAGCTGTGCAGCTGAGTTGAATTGACGCATGGACGAGGAGACCGGCTACAGTTTTGGCATGTTATGGCTGGCAGCAGGATCTGACCAAACCTCCTGCCATGGATGAACCTGAACAACTGGGAGGTAGCAGCCATGATAACTTGACCTTACCCTCAAAGGACCTGCAGGAAAACCATAGCTCAGTTAGAAAAGTTTAGAAAATctgacatttcacatttttgtagaTTTCAAATCGAGCTATACAAGAAAATCAGTGggcagttttacagttttgacaTCACGTTTATCAAGTTCTTGGGTCTTGATGTAAAAGTAACTTCAAATGTCTGTAGATGGAtgacacattttaaatcatcAGAAGATTACTACAAGGATAAGGTCAAGGCACGTAAAAGCCATTCCATTCAGGATGGGAGAGTGTCCCAAGGCTATTTATAGTCCCATGCTGCTACATTCTTGGCATTGGACACATTGAGTGTCCCACTGGCCTATTACTGGCCCCTGTAACATTTTCCCATTACATAAAGCAAAAAATGCTGCAACCCAACATTCCCTGCCCTTAAGGTCAGTCccatttttaaaggaatttctGTCCTATCTTTACCCAACCGAAACACAATGCTAAATGTGttctaattttataataataagtaaataatattttattatatttattctattttaatgtataaaatatattttatccaGTGAAAACCATGCAATGCGCTGTTGTAATTACAGTACATTACTTCTACtacttttaaattgtacttttgtTGTTACGCCATTTGAAACGTGTAGAATAGACTACATAAAAATGAGATTAGCTTTTTTACGCTTTGACTTAAGGTTGCCCAATTAGGGTCCTCAAACCAGCGGGGCAgccaattgtaaaaaaaaaaagatgctctTTTGGAAAAAGTAATCGCAAATTAGGATTTCCGCCAAAATGGATACAGAGGGTTAAAGTTAAAGTGTCTTACTCTAAAAACAGCTCACGGCTTCACGCGCTCTGTTAAATGCAGTACTGGTTAAGGAGCTAACATACAACGGGCGGGTTACCTGAACCGTGCCGGGTAACCACTATATCAGATGTTAAAAcgatttaacatatttactctCACAACAAAACGACAGTTGCAAAAAGGGGAAAAAGTTCTATTGAGTCCTACCAGTTACGCCCCGTCCACATCATCCAGCATGCATACTCGCTAAGTTGCCATATTGTTGACATTTAGGCTTGGCAACAGAATTGTGTAAATATCACCGCAGAGAAATGTAATCGGATAAACGTCCCTGTAtttcaaaaggaaaacaaatgatTCGGGCAGCACACGGTTTGTACCGCGACCTCCTGTTTTACTGCGTGACTGATCAAACGCGAATGCGTCTAAAATAAGCCGTATCCCGGCGCGCTATCGTCGTTTGAACCGCATGCGCGATCCAGTACAGCCAAACAAAAGATGAATATTCTTACCTGAGGATATTAGTGGACGACTGAGTTTGCGATCGATGTTTGATCGGACTACATTAGTTCATTTGCGCTCACCCCTCCCGCATCCTGAGAGCCTGGTTTGCCTCCACTCCCACGGGACGAGATGATTGGTCCACTTACAGAGCTGCGACGTCATCAGAGGTGTGGCTCCGCTTAACCTTTCCTTTTCCGGTAGGCataatgtttttgattattatgtgattgaaaacaaatatacaattaagatgacaataaaaattatgtttgttttaaaatttagGTAGTTCAATTTGTAACAGTTTTTCTCCATAAAGGTGTTTTCCATTTCACTAACTTACAGAAATGTGGCATGATTTAAATTCTGCTGCAAGAATAAGGAATGTGTGACCTTTAGTCTTgaaattcaaaataaacttaCATTCAAATGAGTCTGATTCGACTGCTTCATTCTGACTGAAAAACTGACTTGTAAAGGCACCTCTAGAATCAGGAAGTTTTGACTTTTTCCTCAAACCTTTGACCTGCCAAATCCTTTAGGTGTGTCTCTGTTGTGCTACCTTCAACTCTTCTTGTCACATGATTGACAGCCGTCAGGTAAGGCTTCATAGCTCAGTGGTTAGAGCACTGGTCTTGTAAACCAGGGGTCGCGAGTTCGATCCTCGCTGAGGCCTGATTGATCaccttttaaaaagtgaaaattattaCCTGTTCTGTAACCCTACAACATTTCGCTCAATGTGCCACCGCGATACCTTGCGATGCTGGTAGATGGCAGCAAAACAAAACGtatctgaatttaaaaactatttgaagCTACGATGTGCCTAGTATTGAGGCTGAGGCAGTGCAAAGCAATTCAAGGTTATCTCTTGAacttcattttcctttttagtcTCTTCATTTTGCCTGACATCAGTCGTTTTTGAGTATGTTTACtactttcatcattttttttcttcaacacaTCTCTACATTGTTGCAAAAACAACCACCTGATTGTAATTTGTTTGCACATACACTATATTGTCAAATGTATTGGGACACTGTCTTCTAATGAATAGCTTTGTCTGCTTTAGTCATCTTCATGAGTACAGATGTTAATGTTTAAGCATCAAGTGATtttctagggaattgtgtgcttctaattttatagcaacaatCTGAACAGGATGCCTCTGCATACAAAAAGAATGCAtggttcaaaataaatgattgattcagtCAGTGTGGAAGAGCTTGACTGGTCTGCAGAATCCCAGCTGAACGCTTCTGCTGTGACTTTTTGAGCCAGAAATTAATCAATCGATCGTCCGCTGTTTAACCATTGATTCACTTAGGCCTGCTCCCTTACAGGAAAAACCAGATTTAAAGAACCTGATATACCAGATAACTACTATGAACTCAACCCTCTTTCAAAAGGTATCAGGAAGTACTTCTCTCTTCGGAGTTATAGGATGACTTCTCTGAACTTCTCTGAAGAAGGATTCTTTGATGTTGACTGAAAACCTACTAAGAGGACCATGTATTTGTACTGGACTGGGGGTCTATCAGCAAACAGCATCTGATTCAAATGgttatttatgaaacaaaagAAGAGAAAGTTCATTGGATTTGAAAGCTGGAAATGGCTTTTGTGAAAAGAGTATCGTTGGAGGATCTCTCTTGTCCTGTGTGCACTGAAATATTCAAGGCTCCTGTTATGCTGTCATGTAGTCACAGTGTCTGTAAAGAATGTCTTCAGAAGTTCTGGCAAACCAGAAATACTCAGGATTGTCCTGTCTGCAGGAGAAGATCTTCAAAACTCGGTCCTCCTTGCAATCTGGTGTTAAAAAACTTGTGCGAGTCGTTGACAGTAGAAAGCGCTTCAGGGTCCGAGGAGGTCTGCAGTCTCCACAACGAGCAACTCAAACTTCTCTGCTTAGACGATGATcagcttgtgtgtgtctgtgtgcagaGATTCAGAAAAACACGGGAATCACAGATTCCGCCCCGTTAATGAAGTTGTTCCATCTTACAAGGTAGGACGCATTCTCTTCTTTACCAGACGTAACAATGTGTTTCATTTTTCCTTTAGTGCATCTTCGTAATAcaagtaaaatatatgtatgcaaaAGTAGCTCGTTTGCACTGTATATTAGCACAGACACTGATCAAACTTATTTTTTACTGGTGAACTCAAGGAGCAGCTCAAAACAGCCTTGACGTCCTTACAAGAGAAGCTTAAACAtacagaaaaaatgaaaaaagagtATAATACAACAGTTCTGCAAACCAAGGTGAATAAGAGTCAgatgcttagtttttttttcctgtatttaatctatacagcattaaaaatgcagaGGTAAACTTCTCTGTTTTTATGTTCAGACTCAGGCCGAGCACACAGAGCAGCAGATTAAAGAGGAGTTTAAGAAGCTTCATCAGTTTCTGCgagatgaagaaaaaactaCAATCGCTGCACTGAGGAAAGAGGAAGAGCAGAAGAGTCAGAAGATGAAAGAGAAGCTTGAGGAGATTAACAGACAGATCTCAGCTCTATCAGAAACAATAGAAGACATAGAGGAGAAGATGAACGCCAGTGATGTCTCAATTCTACAAGTGAGAACTGAATATTTGTTCTTTTGCACAAAACTCACCCTGTATTGAGATgcacaattcatttaaatattgattGTTAAAGgagataataaaatgttttgttcatattttgcaGGAATTCAATGTCACAATGGAAAGGTAAGTGAGTTGTCATGTCTTTGATTGTGAACACAGTACGCTCAGTGCAGTTCTGACTAGTGAATGTTTTCGTTTTATGCAGAGCCCAGAGTTCACAGCTAGATCCAGAGATGCTTTCAGGAGCTTTGATCGATGTGGCAGATCATCTGAGAAACCTGACCTTCAGAGTCTGGAAGAAGATGCAGGAACTTGTTCAAAACAGTGAgtcttttaaagagacagttacACACAGTGTAAAGTCATACAAGGTCCTTGCTTAAAATCTCAGGGTCacaggaaatttttttatgggCAGGCCCCTTCTTTATTAAATCTCAGAAAAATATTCCTCTGAAACATGTATGTATGCAAATAATTtgtatacttattttaaaattgaactaaACCTAatggacaaaaaacaaaattcacACCATTGACCCatatgttgtttgtttgtcttctcAGCTCCCGTGACTCTGGATCCAAACACTGCACATCCACGTCTGATTCTGTCTGATGATCTGACCTGTGTGAAGTACAGCAAGACACAGCAACTGGTTCCTGATAATCCAGAGAGGTTTGAGATATATTCCTGTGTTCCAGGTTCACACGGATTTAACTCAGGGAAACACTTCTGGGATGTGGAAGTTGGAGACAATTCATGGTGGATCATTGGAGTAACCACGGAATCAAACCAAAGGAAAGGAGCAGATTTCTTTAACACCAATGTGTGGTGCGTGTGGTACAATGATGACAAATATTTCTCACAGTCTCAAGAGATCCCCAACAACCCCTTTTCAGTTGAAGAGAAGCTTCAGAAGCTGAGACTGGAGCTGGACTGGGACAGAGGAAAACTATCATTTTGTGATGCAGTAACTAACAAACATTTGTGCACACTGACAACCATCTTCACAGAGAAAGTCTTTCCATTCTTTTATAGTTGTGATGAAAGACCTTTAAGAATATTACCAGCTAAAGTGGTTGTTGGAGTCCAGTCCGTGGGGGAACCACCGGAAAGCAA is part of the Puntigrus tetrazona isolate hp1 chromosome 16, ASM1883169v1, whole genome shotgun sequence genome and encodes:
- the LOC122360491 gene encoding LOW QUALITY PROTEIN: zinc-binding protein A33-like (The sequence of the model RefSeq protein was modified relative to this genomic sequence to represent the inferred CDS: deleted 1 base in 1 codon) → MAFVKRVSLEDLSCPVCTEIFKAPVMLSCSHSVCKECLQKFWQTRNTQDCPVCRRRSSKLGPPCNLVLKNLCESLTVESASGSEEVCSLHNEQLKLLCLDDDQLVCVVCRDSEKHGNHRFRPVNEVVPSYKEQLKTALTSLQEKLKHTEKMKKEYNTTVLQTKTQAEHTEQQIKEEFKKLHQFLRDEEKTTIAALRKEEEQKSQKMKEKLEEINRQISALSETIEDIEEKMNASDVSILQEFNVTMERAQSSQLDPEMLSGALIDVADHLRNLTFRVWKKMQELVQNTPVTLDPNTAHPRLILSDDLTCVKYSKTQQLVPDNPERFEIYSCVPGSHGFNSGKHFWDVEVGDNSWWIIGVTTESNQRKGADFFNTNVWCVWYNDDKYFSQSQEIPNNPFSVEEKLQKLRLELDWDRGKLSFCDAVTNKHLCTLTTIFTEKVFPFFYSCDERPLRILPAKVVVGVQSVGEPPESNLYQGVESI
- the pdp1 gene encoding pyruvate dehydrogenase phosphatase catalytic subunit 1, with translation MAATSQLFRFIHGRRFGQILLPAITCQNCSRSPRPCVNSTQLHSSEQRWRHQVRGYRTSPAWRTYYLTPPQVNSILKANEYNFKVPEFDGKNLSSVMGFDSNQLPANAPIEDRRSAATCLQTRGMLYGVFDGHAGCACAQALTERLFYYIAVSLLPHETLMELENAVESGRPLHPILQWHKHPNDYFSKEASRLYFSSLRTYWQELLDLSVPGEQPDVAEALVTAFKRLDNDISLEAQVGDPNAFLHYWVLRVAFSGATACVAHIDGNELHIANTGDCRAVLGVQEPDGSFSALTLTNDHNAQNESEMKRVRSEHPLSEAKSVVKQDRLLGLLMPFRAFGDVKFKWSIELQRRVLESGPDQLHENEHAKFIPPNYHTPPYLTAEPEVTRHRLRPQDRFLVLGSDGLWETLHRQEVVRIVGEHLTGVHQQQPVSVGGYKVTLGQMQGLLQERKARISSTFEDQNAATHLIRHAVGNNEFGMVDHERLSKMLSLPEELARMYRDDITIIIVQFNPHVIGGQ